One genomic segment of Ipomoea triloba cultivar NCNSP0323 chromosome 9, ASM357664v1 includes these proteins:
- the LOC116028376 gene encoding scopoletin glucosyltransferase-like yields MAIRMGEGELHVFFFPFMAQGHMIPILDMAKLFASRGVKATIITTPLNQPVFSKAVEKYAQLGFQIQIRLLQFPGVDVGLPESCQRLDQIPSDDGLPRFFNACEMLQEPLEQILRELRPDCLVADIFFPWATEAAAKFDIPRLIFHGCSYLAMCATDSLETHKPFNDVSSDSQLFTIPNLPHELKLTRLQVSPFERSKVETPFTDILKRISESEETSYGEIFNSFYELEPDYAEQYKNVLGRRAWSVGPLSLYNRDVEDKAQRGKKSSIDELKCLEWLDSKNPHSVVYICFGSVANFAPSQLQELALGIEDSGLDFVWVIRNKSEEDNGSEKWMPGGFEERTKGKGLIIRGWAPQVLILDHPAIGAFVTHCGWNSIQEGVCAGVPMVTWPLFAEQFVNEKLMTDILQTGIGVGSKEWKLSDNDGVKREAIAEAIKKVMISEESEAMRNRAKTMKDKARKAIEEGGSSYLDFNSLLDELRAYPAKH; encoded by the coding sequence ATGGCCATTAGAATGGGTGAGGGTGAGCTCCATGTTTTCTTCTTTCCCTTCATGGCTCAAGGCCACATGATTCCTATTCTAGACATGGCTAAGCTCTTCGCTTCACGTGGCGTCAAGGCCACCATAATCACCACCCCTTTAAACCAACCCGTTTTCTCCAAAGCCGTGGAAAAGTACGCGCAGTTGGGGTTCCAAATCCAGATCCGTTTGCTGCAATTCCCCGGCGTCGATGTTGGCTTGCCGGAAAGTTGCCAGCGTCTTGATCAAATCCCCTCCGATGACGGACTCCCCAGATTCTTTAACGCCTGCGAGATGCTCCAAGAGCCGCTTGAGCAAATCTTACGAGAGCTCCGTCCCGATTGCCTCGTCGCCGATATATTTTTCCCCTGGGCTACAGAGGCGGCGGCCAAGTTTGATATCCCAAGATTGATCTTTCACGGGTGCAGCTACTTGGCCATGTGTGCCACGGATAGCCTTGAAACTCACAAGCCTTTCAACGATGTTTCATCTGATTCTCAACTTTTTACGATTCCCAATCTTCCTCACGAGCTCAAACTCACCAGATTGCAAGTTTCTCCTTTCGAACGCAGCAAAGTTGAAACTCCCTTCACAGATATCTTGAAACGCATTAGTGAATCAGAGGAAACAAGCTATGGTGAAATATTCAACAGTTTCTATGAGCTGGAACCGGATTATGCTGAGCAGTACAAGAATGTTCTGGGGAGAAGAGCATGGTCAGTTGGGCCCCTTTCCCTTTACAACAGAGACGTAGAAGATAAAGCTCAAAGAGGGAAGAAATCGTCAATCGACGAGCTAAAATGCCTGGAATGGCTGGATTCCAAGAACCCCCATTCCGTGGTTTATATCTGTTTCGGAAGCGTGGCAAATTTCGCTCCGTCTCAACTCCAGGAATTGGCACTAGGGATCGAGGATTCAGGGCTGGACTTCGTGTGGGTGATCAGGAACAAGAGCGAAGAAGACAACGGATCAGAGAAATGGATGCCGGGAGGATTTGAGGAGAGAACGAAAGGGAAAGGATTGATCATAAGAGGCTGGGCTCCCCAAGTTCTGATTCTTGACCACCCAGCCATAGGGGCATTCGTGACCCATTGCGGATGGAACTCGATCCAGGAAGGAGTGTGTGCAGGGGTGCCTATGGTGACATGGCCACTATTCGCGGAGCAGTTCGTGAATGAAAAACTTATGACTGACATTTTGCAGACTGGAATTGGAGTTGGGTCGAAAGAGTGGAAGTTATCAGACAACGATGGTGTGAAGAGAGAAGCCATTGCAGAGGCAATCAAGAAGGTGATGATTAGTGAAGAATCGGAGGCGATGAGGAACAGAGCAAAGACAATGAAAGACAAGGCAAGGAAGGCAATCGAGGAAGGAGGATCGTCTTACTTAGATTTCAACTCTTTGTTGGATGAACTCAGAGCTTACCCTGCAAAACACTAA
- the LOC116028763 gene encoding protein IRREGULAR XYLEM 15-like — MKTGAKFIVLHPSPHKNGVAAVSPRILLLLFVSFFTFAFALTFFSGRDAAPAAGAAAPAAAKAELPKPVFEALLHYATMNTTLVSGRMSPAELNSISAALRRCGNGCNFLVFGLTHETLLWHSLNYNGRTVFIDESAYRVSKFEEAHPEIEAYDAQFTTKVSELRDLLAHAKEQRVTECRPVQNLLFSDCKLAINDLPNQLYDVAWDVILVDGPRGNFPAAPGRMAAIFTAGVLARSKRGSTAPTHVFVHEIEREAERICSEKFLCKGNLVESVDSLGHFVVGQMEAKSFKFCNKPESSSSSSSSPSYANE, encoded by the coding sequence ATGAAGACCGGAGCAAAGTTCATAGTTCTCCACCCTTCACCTCACAAAAATGGCGTCGCGGCGGTTTCTCCTCGTATTCTTCTGCTCCTTTTCGTCTCTTTCTTCACTTTCGCGTTTGCCCTCACGTTCTTCTCCGGCAGGGACGCCGCTCCGGCCGCCGGAGCGGCCGCCCCCGCCGCTGCCAAGGCGGAGTTGCCGAAGCCGGTGTTCGAGGCGCTTCTCCACTACGCTACGATGAATACAACGTTGGTGTCGGGGCGAATGTCGCCGGCGGAGCTGAACAGCATCTCCGCCGCGCTCCGGCGGTGCGGAAACGGGTGCAATTTCCTGGTTTTCGGGCTCACCCACGAGACCCTTCTCTGGCACTCGCTCAACTACAACGGCCGCACGGTCTTCATCGACGAGAGCGCTTACAGGGTCTCGAAATTCGAAGAGGCCCACCCGGAAATCGAGGCCTACGACGCCCAGTTCACCACGAAGGTGAGCGAGTTGCGGGATTTGTTGGCCCACGCGAAAGAGCAGCGCGTGACGGAGTGTCGCCCCGTGCAGAACTTGCTCTTCTCCGACTGCAAATTGGCCATAAACGACCTCCCCAACCAGCTCTACGACGTCGCTTGGGACGTGATCTTGGTGGACGGGCCGCGCGGGAATTTCCCGGCGGCGCCGGGGAGAATGGCGGCGATTTTCACCGCCGGAGTCTTGGCCCGGAGCAAACGGGGCTCCACCGCCCCGACCCACGTGTTCGTGCACGAGATTGAGAGAGAAGCGGAGAGAATATGCAGCGAGAAATTCTTGTGTAAGGGAAATTTGGTAGAATCTGTAGATTCTTTAGGGCATTTTGTGGTAGGTCAAATGGAGGCTAAGAGTTTTAAGTTCTGTAACAAGCCGGAATCTTCATCGTCGTCGTCTTCTTCCCCTTCATATGCTAACGAATGA
- the LOC116028377 gene encoding scopoletin glucosyltransferase-like: protein MVISMGEGELHVFFFPFMAQGHMIPILDMAKLFASRGVKATIITTPANQPIFSKAVDKYAQLGFQIQIRLLEFPGVEVGLPESCQRSDQIPDDDALPSFFKACAMLQEPLEQILQELRPDCLVADMLFPWATNTAAKFDIPRLIFHGFSYLAFCALNSIRIHNPFKNASSDSELFTISNLPHEVKLTRLQVPPFQRSEVETPMTEFMKGVMESDDKSYGVIYNSFYELETDYAEHYKNVLGRRAWSIGPLSLYNRDVEDKAQRGKKSAIDEHECLEWLDSKNPHSVVYICFGSVANFAPSQLHETAMGIEASRMDFVWVIRNKREEDNGSEKWMPEGFEERTKGKGLVIRGWAPQVLILDHQAVGAFVTHCGWNSILEGVCAGVPMVTWPVFSEQFLNEKLMTDVLRTGIGVGSKEWNRSESDGVEREAIAEAIKRVMIGEESEEMRSRAKAMKDKAKMAIEEGGSSYLELSSLLDELRAYHAKQ, encoded by the coding sequence ATGGTGATTAGCATGGGTGAGGGTGAGCTCCatgttttcttcttccccttcaTGGCTCAAGGCCACATGATTCCTATTCTTGACATGGCTAAGCTCTTCGCTTCTCGTGGCGTCAAGGCAACCATAATCACCACGCCTGCAAACCAACCCATTTTCTCCAAAGCCGTGGATAAGTATGCGCAGTTGGGGTTCCAAATCCAGATCCGTTTGCTGGAATTCCCCGGCGTCGAGGTTGGCTTGCCGGAAAGTTGCCAGCGCTCCGACCAAATCCCCGACGACGACGCACTCCCCAGTTTCTTCAAGGCCTGCGCGATGCTCCAAGAGCCGCTTGAGCAAATCTTACAAGAGCTCCGTCCCGATTGCCTCGTCGCCGATATGCTTTTCCCTTGGGCTACAAACACTGCCGCTAAGTTTGATATTCCAAGGTTGATCTTTCATGGATTCTCCTACTTGGCGTTTTGTGCTTTGAATAGTATTAGAATTCACAACCCTTTCAAGAATGCGAGTTCTGATTCTGAACTTTTCACGATTTCCAATCTTCCTCACGAGGTGAAACTCACCAGATTGCAAGTTCCTCCTTTTCAACGCAGTGAGGTTGAAACTCCGATGACGGAATTCATGAAAGGAGTTATGGAATCGGATGATAAGAGCTACGGGGTGATCTATAACAGCTTCTACGAGCTGGAAACTGATTATGCAGAGCACTACAAGAATGTTTTGGGGAGAAGAGCATGGTCAATTGGGCCACTTTCCCTTTACAACAGAGATGTAGAAGATAAAGCTCAAAGAGGGAAGAAATCGGCAATCGACGAGCACGAATGCCTCGAATGGCTGGATTCCAAGAACCCCCATTCCGTGGTTTATATCTGTTTTGGAAGCGTGGCAAATTTCGCCCCGTCTCAGCTCCACGAAACGGCAATGGGGATCGAGGCTTCACGGATGGACTTCGTGTGGGTGATCAGAAAcaagagagaagaagacaacGGATCAGAGAAATGGATGCCCGAAGGATTCGAGGAGAGAACCAAAGGGAAAGGATTGGTCATAAGAGGCTGGGCTCCTCAAGTACTGATTCTTGATCACCAGGCCGTGGGGGCGTTCGTGACTCACTGTGGATGGAACTCGATATTGGAAGGGGTGTGTGCAGGTGTGCCTATGGTGACATGGCCGGTGTTCTCCGAGCAGTTCTTGAATGAAAAACTGATGACTGATGTTCTGCGGACTGGAATCGGAGTCGGGTCGAAAGAGTGGAATAGATCAGAGAGTGATGGTGTGGAGAGGGAAGCCATTGCAGAGGCAATTAAGAGAGTGATGATCGGTGAAGAATCCGAGGAAATGAGGAGCAGAGCGAAGGCAATGAAAGACAAGGCGAAGATGGCAATCGAGGAAGGAGGATCATCGTACTTAGAATTGAGTTCTTTGTTGGATGAACTGAGAGCTTACCATGCAAAACAGTGA